CCCAGGGCAGAGTAACCCGGCTGATTAGCCAATTGATTCTTCGAATCCCCTATTTCGCTTGACGCAGGTTCGCGATCTTTAAGACTGGTGCATGGCAATGAATTCAAATCCGAACTGGCGGTTTGTTTCCTTCGAGGAAACAATTGTGGAGGAGTTTCCCAACAAGATGCATCATTGGTATTCCAGTCCAGCCATGGTCAAGGACACAAACCTCCTTTTTGTTCGATGCCGGATGTATCCCGGACAAGCCCACAAATTCCACTGCCATCCCAAAATGGAGGAAATTCTTTATGTGCTCTCAGGAACAGCGGAGCAGTGGGTGGAGAAGGAAAAGCGTATTATGACAACTGGGCACTCCCTATATTTGCCCGCAAATGTGGTTCATGGCACGTATAACATTGGTGCTGACATTCTCGATTTTCTGGCAATCCTTTCACCCGCCAAAAGCGAGGGGCCTGGAACCGTGGATGTAAGTGACCAGGAACCCTGGCGGCTTCTCAGAGATTAATACCTGGTCCCGTTGTTTGCTGCTATACTCCGCTTTACTCCTTCTGCTAACATGAATCCTGAGCTATGACTCTAATTGTAGAATTGAAGGCTTTTTGTTGTGGCGCATTGCCGGTGTGTAGATGAAAATTTTGCACACATATTTGATCCGCCAGGTGCTGGCCACTTTGATGATGACGGTGGCCGTTTTTACCTTCGTGCTGCTGCTCGGGAACGGCTTGAAGGAAATTTTGGTGCTCATTATTAATCGCCAGGCGACCCTTGGTGGAGTGATCCAGGCTTTTGGTCTCCTGATCCCTTTCGTCCTGGTGTTCGCTCTTCCCATGGGAATGCTGACCGCCGCCCTGCTTGTATTTGGGCGGTTTAGTGCGGACCAGGAGCTGACTGCGGTGAAATCCAGCGGAGTAAGCCTGCTCTCGTTAATTACACCTATTCTTGGTTTGAGCCTCGTTCTCTGTGGGGTAAGCGCCGCCATCAACATGGAGATCGCTCCGCGCTGCCGTATCGCGTACCTTGATTTGCGCGATGAGATGGTGGGTAAAGTGGCTGGAGCCGCT
This Pedosphaera parvula Ellin514 DNA region includes the following protein-coding sequences:
- a CDS encoding cupin domain-containing protein, producing MAMNSNPNWRFVSFEETIVEEFPNKMHHWYSSPAMVKDTNLLFVRCRMYPGQAHKFHCHPKMEEILYVLSGTAEQWVEKEKRIMTTGHSLYLPANVVHGTYNIGADILDFLAILSPAKSEGPGTVDVSDQEPWRLLRD